The following are from one region of the Prevotella communis genome:
- a CDS encoding Na+/H+ antiporter NhaC family protein has product MKELPHPLVAAIPLVVLIGLLAVVIALFGSDSLSGGSQVSLLAAMAVCVFISMVFYKEPWKSFEQQIEKTVGGVAIMILILLAVGMLAGAWMISGVVPTLIYYGVQMLSPQFFLLCACVICALVSLLSGSSWTTIATIGVALLGISHALGVSEAIAAGAIISGAYFGDKMSPLSDTTILASSSAGVDIFKHIRYMMLTTMPVFMLTLLIFTALGLGFDADDSIHVHQYTEGLGGKFNISLWTLLVPVLTGVLIVKRVPSLIVLFLSALMAGVMAIILQPHILKEIAGDAELGSVAALTKGLVMTFYGPTNIEMGSAELNELVSTGGMAGMLNTIWLIVCAMCFGAVMVASGMIESITRVVISWVKSRVGLVASTASTGLFLNAATGDQFISIVLTVNMFKNVYEKQGYEPRLVSRTAEDSATVTSVLVPWNTCGLTQSTVLGVATIAYLPYCFFNILSPMMTILVAALGWKIKRKVKE; this is encoded by the coding sequence ATGAAAGAACTCCCTCATCCTCTTGTAGCAGCTATTCCACTAGTGGTCCTGATAGGTCTGCTGGCTGTGGTTATTGCGCTGTTTGGCAGTGATTCGCTGAGCGGTGGCAGTCAGGTGTCTCTATTGGCAGCTATGGCTGTGTGCGTGTTTATCTCGATGGTATTCTACAAGGAGCCATGGAAATCGTTTGAGCAGCAGATAGAGAAAACCGTGGGCGGCGTGGCTATTATGATACTGATACTGCTGGCAGTAGGTATGCTGGCAGGAGCGTGGATGATAAGTGGCGTGGTGCCCACGCTGATATATTATGGCGTGCAGATGTTGTCGCCCCAGTTTTTCCTGCTTTGTGCCTGCGTAATCTGTGCGCTGGTGTCGCTGCTCTCAGGCAGTTCGTGGACCACGATAGCCACGATAGGTGTGGCATTGCTGGGTATCAGTCATGCGCTGGGCGTTAGCGAGGCCATTGCTGCAGGCGCCATCATCTCTGGTGCCTATTTCGGTGATAAGATGTCGCCCCTGAGTGATACCACCATCCTGGCATCCTCGTCGGCTGGTGTGGATATCTTTAAGCACATACGCTATATGATGCTGACCACGATGCCTGTCTTTATGTTGACACTTCTGATATTTACGGCATTAGGACTGGGCTTTGATGCTGACGACAGTATTCATGTGCATCAATATACAGAGGGACTGGGAGGTAAGTTTAATATCTCGCTGTGGACGCTTCTGGTACCTGTGCTTACCGGCGTGCTGATTGTGAAGCGCGTGCCCTCGCTCATCGTGCTGTTCCTCTCGGCCCTGATGGCCGGAGTGATGGCCATCATCCTGCAGCCGCATATTCTGAAGGAGATAGCTGGCGATGCAGAGCTGGGCAGTGTGGCAGCCCTGACAAAAGGCCTGGTGATGACTTTCTATGGTCCTACAAATATTGAGATGGGCTCGGCAGAACTCAACGAGCTGGTATCTACGGGTGGCATGGCTGGTATGCTGAATACCATCTGGCTGATTGTCTGTGCCATGTGTTTCGGAGCCGTGATGGTGGCTAGCGGTATGATTGAGAGCATCACAAGAGTGGTAATCAGTTGGGTGAAGAGCAGGGTAGGGCTGGTGGCCTCTACAGCCAGCACAGGCCTCTTCCTGAACGCAGCCACAGGCGACCAGTTTATCAGTATTGTGCTGACGGTGAATATGTTTAAGAACGTATATGAGAAGCAGGGCTACGAACCACGGCTGGTGAGCCGTACGGCAGAAGACTCGGCCACGGTGACCAGTGTGCTGGTGCCTTGGAATACCTGCGGACTGACGCAGAGCACGGTGCTGGGTGTGGCTACCATCGCCTATCTGCCTTATTGCTTCTTTAATATCCTGAGTCCCATGATGACTATTCTTGTGGCTGCATTGGGATGGAAGATCAAGAGAAAGGTTAAAGAGTAA